From Lentisphaera araneosa HTCC2155, the proteins below share one genomic window:
- a CDS encoding sialate O-acetylesterase, which translates to MNTLKITALCLFLLSSMNLLAQEAGKHLFLLSGQSNMARFKHTQLFNPAISKALGEDKVIVVRVAQGGQPISKWYKEWKSSKGEVDPKKGAIYDKLMTETKKAISGQKISTVTFIWMQGEADSKAGNGDVYLKSLKGLQKQLEDDLGRTDINFVIGRLSDSGFFKKGTIPRENSKWAEVQKAQMDFAEQNPRAYWIDTDDFNGEKNELHYIKPEGYEQLGKAYVETALKALKEHSPTTIK; encoded by the coding sequence ATGAACACTTTAAAAATCACCGCACTCTGCCTATTTCTACTTAGCTCAATGAATCTATTAGCTCAAGAAGCTGGTAAGCATCTCTTTCTACTATCTGGTCAGTCAAACATGGCTCGCTTTAAGCACACTCAGCTTTTTAACCCTGCTATTTCTAAAGCCTTGGGAGAAGACAAAGTAATAGTCGTCAGAGTGGCTCAAGGTGGACAGCCCATATCGAAATGGTACAAAGAATGGAAGTCCAGCAAAGGGGAAGTGGATCCAAAAAAAGGTGCCATTTACGATAAACTCATGACCGAGACTAAAAAAGCTATCTCGGGCCAAAAAATATCTACCGTCACCTTCATCTGGATGCAAGGTGAAGCGGACTCAAAAGCCGGCAATGGTGATGTCTACCTTAAGAGTCTTAAGGGACTGCAAAAGCAACTCGAAGATGATTTAGGCCGAACTGATATCAACTTTGTCATTGGCCGCCTCAGCGATTCGGGGTTTTTCAAAAAAGGAACGATTCCACGTGAGAACTCTAAATGGGCCGAAGTGCAAAAAGCCCAAATGGATTTTGCCGAACAAAACCCCAGAGCTTACTGGATTGATACGGATGATTTTAATGGTGAAAAAAATGAACTTCACTACATCAAGCCTGAAGGTTACGAGCAACTCGGTAAGGCTTATGTAGAAACAGCTCTAAAAGCTCTCAAGGAACATTCGCCTACAACAATTAAGTAA
- a CDS encoding type II secretion system protein, whose protein sequence is MNSKKQQKFSLIELLVVVAIIGILSSLVLPALGKARKKAKIANCLSNQKQIGISIFLYSGDNENHVPGHLSINGNSITYDDYLGIGYDGRNLTSSQMWAAYPGSPAKMYQCPTDESNKSNPDILRSYSMIQGVLNGNQASKRGMVVEGSGATMKLSSVKFPTTTIMTGEFHYWRNRLGRNSFGVMRAQDVQNSTSNGDLTWSHEKFKFNYLFTDGSAKGTHYMSTYLDTGKDPWGNNNTIGTMWDAQR, encoded by the coding sequence ATGAACAGTAAAAAACAGCAAAAATTTTCACTCATCGAACTCCTCGTCGTTGTGGCTATTATAGGAATTCTCTCTAGCCTCGTTCTGCCAGCTTTAGGGAAGGCTCGCAAGAAAGCAAAAATAGCCAACTGCTTGAGTAATCAAAAGCAAATTGGCATCTCAATTTTTCTCTATAGCGGAGATAATGAAAACCACGTCCCTGGACACCTTAGCATAAATGGGAACTCCATTACTTATGATGATTATTTAGGCATTGGGTATGACGGACGCAACTTAACAAGTTCTCAAATGTGGGCTGCATATCCAGGTTCTCCCGCAAAAATGTACCAATGCCCCACTGACGAAAGTAATAAAAGCAACCCAGATATACTCCGCTCTTACAGTATGATCCAGGGAGTTCTCAATGGCAACCAAGCCTCTAAACGCGGTATGGTTGTCGAAGGTAGTGGAGCCACTATGAAATTAAGCAGTGTTAAATTTCCGACGACGACTATTATGACGGGGGAATTCCATTATTGGAGAAACCGCCTCGGTCGCAATAGTTTTGGTGTCATGCGTGCACAAGACGTACAAAATTCCACAAGTAACGGCGACCTCACTTGGAGTCATGAGAAATTTAAATTTAATTACCTATTCACCGATGGCTCAGCTAAGGGAACTCACTATATGTCTACATATTTGGATACAGGTAAAGATCCTTGGGGCAACAATAATACCATCGGCACCATGTGGGATGCTCAACGCTAA
- a CDS encoding type II secretion system protein: MNTKYKSPFTLIELLVVVAIIGILASLLLPSLAKARKRAKISVCKSNLKQITSAIHMYADDNEGHLPGHYSNQITYDQYLGIGYDGRTSDTDGKLYSCPTDETDLGINNNRSYSAVQGKLDGTSDNKRGAIAEGSGESLSLNDFSIPSYTIIISERHFITNTIGKTNSAMMKMQTIQNGTINGDYSWSHEEFKFNHIFADSSVRAIPHVATYAGSGSDPWNDESMLNTMWDSLR; the protein is encoded by the coding sequence ATGAACACGAAATACAAATCACCATTCACCCTCATTGAGCTACTCGTTGTAGTGGCCATTATTGGCATACTCGCAAGCCTGCTTTTACCTAGTTTGGCCAAAGCTCGTAAACGTGCCAAAATTTCTGTATGTAAGAGCAACCTAAAACAAATCACTAGTGCCATCCACATGTATGCCGATGATAACGAAGGTCACCTACCGGGGCATTATTCTAATCAAATTACTTATGATCAGTATCTCGGTATTGGATATGATGGCCGCACAAGTGATACTGACGGAAAACTCTATTCATGTCCCACTGACGAAACTGACCTAGGTATAAATAACAATCGTTCATACAGTGCCGTTCAAGGAAAGCTCGACGGAACTTCCGATAACAAACGAGGGGCAATTGCCGAGGGCTCTGGTGAAAGTCTTTCTCTAAATGATTTCAGTATCCCGTCGTACACGATTATTATAAGTGAAAGACATTTCATTACCAACACAATTGGTAAAACAAACTCGGCAATGATGAAGATGCAAACCATTCAAAATGGTACAATAAATGGAGATTATAGCTGGAGCCATGAAGAGTTTAAATTTAATCACATTTTTGCGGATTCTTCGGTACGAGCCATCCCCCATGTCGCCACTTACGCAGGTAGTGGATCGGACCCTTGGAATGATGAGTCGATGCTCAATACTATGTGGGATAGTCTACGCTAA